The proteins below come from a single Streptomyces sp. B3I8 genomic window:
- a CDS encoding DUF4913 domain-containing protein, translating into MEQSAQQAQQLDHLASSPAPGGSPFAAFGMPGFGGPAPAAPPEPRPILELDGEEREDELDALSDWVDDFFLPVYGAEVTTAAPWCLQWQEHDDVVAWLHALWLAYQQHKDSEVGLSGLFVWHRDFLTHAVAAIRAPGGPLSACMTSPDRPAHRLLPGPPPSVRTETASTAEAAGAAEPDEPTS; encoded by the coding sequence ATGGAGCAGTCGGCTCAGCAGGCCCAACAGCTCGACCATCTCGCGTCCTCGCCGGCGCCGGGCGGATCGCCGTTCGCGGCCTTCGGCATGCCGGGGTTCGGTGGGCCTGCTCCCGCCGCTCCGCCAGAGCCCCGCCCGATCCTGGAGCTGGACGGAGAGGAGCGCGAGGACGAACTCGACGCGCTCAGCGACTGGGTCGACGACTTCTTCCTCCCGGTCTACGGAGCGGAGGTCACCACCGCGGCGCCCTGGTGCCTGCAATGGCAGGAGCACGACGACGTCGTGGCCTGGCTCCACGCCCTGTGGCTCGCCTACCAGCAGCACAAGGACTCCGAAGTCGGATTGAGCGGTCTGTTCGTGTGGCACCGGGACTTCCTCACCCACGCCGTTGCGGCGATCCGCGCGCCGGGTGGCCCGCTGTCGGCCTGCATGACATCTCCCGACCGGCCCGCGCACCGTCTTCTGCCCGGCCCGCCGCCGTCCGTACGGACGGAGACGGCGTCCACGGCGGAAGCCGCCGGCGCCGCCGAGCCGGACGAGCCGACGTCATGA
- a CDS encoding SH3 domain-containing protein codes for MRSTRIAISAAMLGALALPVLSATTANAAPAAVSAAPASSCSSKPPLPYAVHTKAVTIRSKASSKSTALGVLYSSHKFSVARKSGNWLYITDKTTGVKGWVSGTYVYRDVRMCLD; via the coding sequence ATGCGCTCCACCCGAATTGCCATATCCGCAGCGATGCTCGGCGCGCTCGCGCTGCCGGTACTCTCCGCCACCACCGCCAACGCGGCACCCGCTGCCGTCTCCGCGGCCCCGGCGAGCAGCTGCTCGTCCAAGCCGCCGCTGCCGTACGCGGTGCACACCAAGGCTGTGACCATCCGGTCCAAGGCCAGCTCGAAGTCCACCGCGCTCGGCGTGCTCTACAGCAGCCACAAGTTCAGCGTGGCCAGGAAGAGCGGCAACTGGCTCTACATCACGGACAAGACGACCGGCGTCAAGGGCTGGGTCTCCGGCACGTACGTCTACCGCGACGTCCGAATGTGCCTCGACTGA
- a CDS encoding winged helix-turn-helix transcriptional regulator, which yields MAITALPPDTDIDIARVTEVLAMITPRWNVRILLALSGPPLRYSELAAKVSWLQNGQLHPKLQSLCNAGLVERTEHTARHVTYGHTERGAALLPVLPMIVTWAEEHLETADCPLPAIEQIEDSLTLLTRRHAAAILWVLKSRKEVSGRALARIVMPNSDWTNVYPPLRQLVADGLVDTEGAGQPYRLSAAGDGLGPVLGALSAWSAGQPLDQAAHHPVWGHPLAKPASRPWVSSQSRPEPAAISPTRTGESAPAWQNRDLFSHATTARPKAAVPAGGPRR from the coding sequence TTGGCCATCACCGCTCTGCCACCTGACACCGACATCGACATCGCCCGGGTCACCGAAGTCCTCGCCATGATCACCCCACGCTGGAACGTGAGGATCTTGCTGGCACTCTCCGGCCCGCCACTGCGCTATAGCGAGTTGGCGGCCAAGGTGTCCTGGCTGCAGAACGGCCAGCTCCACCCCAAGCTCCAGTCGCTGTGCAACGCCGGTCTCGTCGAGCGCACCGAACACACCGCACGCCACGTGACCTACGGCCACACCGAGCGTGGTGCTGCCCTGCTGCCGGTCCTGCCGATGATCGTCACCTGGGCCGAAGAACATCTGGAAACGGCGGACTGCCCGCTGCCCGCGATCGAGCAGATCGAGGACAGCCTCACCCTGCTCACCCGGCGGCACGCCGCTGCCATCCTGTGGGTACTGAAGTCGCGCAAGGAGGTCAGCGGCCGGGCGCTGGCCCGGATCGTGATGCCCAACAGCGACTGGACCAACGTGTACCCGCCGCTGCGGCAGCTCGTGGCCGACGGCCTGGTCGACACCGAAGGCGCCGGCCAGCCGTACCGGCTGTCCGCTGCAGGCGACGGCCTGGGCCCAGTTCTCGGCGCCTTGTCCGCGTGGTCCGCCGGGCAGCCCCTCGACCAGGCGGCCCACCACCCGGTCTGGGGGCACCCGCTGGCGAAGCCCGCGTCGAGGCCGTGGGTCAGCAGCCAGTCCCGCCCGGAGCCCGCGGCGATATCCCCAACCCGGACAGGCGAATCCGCTCCGGCCTGGCAGAACCGCGATCTCTTCTCCCATGCCACGACCGCCCGCCCGAAGGCGGCCGTCCCGGCGGGAGGCCCGCGCCGATGA
- a CDS encoding regulator: protein MTTLFTTAEVRNAVDLLASRSLIRLVTEIDDNGAIPPRRLADTLADLSTHQLRHATETARARGLVRTAPGTGLELTDAGSELADLYDTAARWSRRHASPSPVCEFSNRVHHVLDLLTPSLATEGADSLARLSARGLPGAEAEEDLARLCALLLQWLAANPQVTALSDPEPVA, encoded by the coding sequence ATGACCACCCTCTTCACCACCGCCGAAGTACGCAATGCGGTCGATCTACTGGCCTCTCGCTCCTTGATTCGCCTGGTCACCGAGATCGACGACAACGGGGCGATACCGCCACGACGCTTGGCCGACACCCTCGCCGACCTCTCCACCCATCAACTGCGGCACGCGACCGAAACAGCCCGCGCTCGCGGCCTCGTCCGGACCGCGCCCGGCACCGGCCTGGAACTCACAGACGCTGGGTCGGAGTTGGCCGACCTGTACGACACGGCTGCGCGCTGGTCGAGACGCCACGCCTCCCCGTCACCGGTCTGCGAGTTCAGCAACCGCGTCCACCACGTCCTCGACCTGCTGACGCCCTCGCTCGCGACCGAGGGCGCCGACAGCCTCGCACGGTTGTCCGCCCGGGGCCTACCCGGCGCGGAGGCCGAGGAAGACCTGGCCCGGCTCTGTGCCCTCCTGCTCCAGTGGCTGGCCGCGAACCCGCAGGTCACCGCCCTTTCCGATCCCGAGCCGGTCGCGTGA
- a CDS encoding MFS transporter, which yields MSVAVTPRHARHSAGLMRSIYLPRTADALAFAMSTYGIPLLVLATTRSAALTGAAFALEWIPRLAAFGWAGSVVDRRGASVVFHLASLGRALVLAVGAVLLHLHPSGAVASVTVMVLAAATGVLTECSYIAAETAGAAAGRRAGARAHRVQAVLLGIDQTATLAGPALAGLLLLAGPPPMLAVITVLSLLAALLALRTPPSPVAPARAPKGRPGAGLLTGWHTIRSLPALGWLVAGLTLSNLATGLLQAAGPVIVVAHFGRSTTAVGLVWSAAAGATLLSVTLCRFALDRLGLWPVGATCAALASLVCLAAAQAPDYLCYLVLVAVLMAADGGMTVVLRTLRSRLIPPEKFGSTLSATILILLLPFPVAGVLTALTPPDELGHVITACAALQALGLFCAFARLRTDPALRT from the coding sequence GTGAGCGTAGCGGTCACACCCCGGCACGCGCGCCACTCCGCCGGGCTGATGCGCAGCATCTACCTGCCGCGCACGGCGGACGCCCTCGCGTTCGCGATGTCCACCTACGGCATCCCATTGCTGGTCCTGGCCACCACGCGCTCCGCCGCGCTGACGGGCGCCGCGTTCGCCCTGGAGTGGATCCCGCGCCTGGCGGCGTTCGGGTGGGCCGGATCGGTCGTCGACCGGCGCGGGGCATCCGTGGTCTTCCACCTCGCCTCCCTGGGACGCGCTTTGGTTCTCGCCGTCGGCGCGGTCCTTCTCCATCTCCACCCGTCCGGCGCCGTGGCGAGCGTGACCGTGATGGTGCTCGCGGCGGCCACCGGCGTGCTCACCGAGTGCAGTTACATCGCGGCCGAGACCGCGGGCGCCGCCGCCGGCCGCCGGGCAGGTGCACGCGCTCACCGTGTCCAGGCGGTGCTGCTCGGTATCGACCAGACCGCGACGCTGGCCGGCCCGGCGCTCGCCGGGCTGCTCCTGCTCGCCGGGCCGCCGCCGATGCTCGCGGTGATCACCGTGCTTTCGCTGCTTGCCGCGCTGCTCGCTCTGCGCACACCCCCCTCGCCAGTCGCCCCGGCCCGCGCGCCGAAGGGGCGGCCCGGCGCCGGCCTCCTCACCGGGTGGCACACCATCCGCTCGCTGCCCGCACTCGGTTGGCTCGTGGCCGGACTGACTCTGTCCAACCTGGCCACCGGGCTCCTCCAGGCGGCCGGTCCGGTGATCGTCGTCGCGCACTTCGGGCGGTCCACCACTGCCGTCGGCCTGGTCTGGTCCGCAGCCGCCGGCGCAACACTCCTCAGCGTCACGCTCTGCCGGTTCGCACTGGACCGCCTGGGCCTGTGGCCGGTCGGCGCCACCTGCGCAGCCCTCGCCTCGCTCGTCTGTCTCGCCGCCGCCCAGGCCCCCGACTACCTGTGCTACCTGGTCCTGGTCGCGGTCCTCATGGCGGCAGACGGCGGCATGACGGTGGTCCTGCGCACCCTGCGCTCCCGCCTGATCCCCCCAGAGAAGTTCGGCAGCACCCTGTCGGCGACCATCCTCATCCTCCTGCTGCCCTTCCCCGTCGCCGGCGTACTCACCGCGCTTACCCCGCCCGACGAACTAGGCCACGTCATCACCGCCTGCGCCGCCCTGCAGGCCCTCGGCCTCTTCTGCGCCTTCGCCCGCCTGCGCACCGATCCCGCCCTGCGCACCTGA
- a CDS encoding ATP-grasp domain-containing protein, with translation MEAEAYRGYCLQSVAAAYDVVLITGEEPSWEVPYLRDYVVVSDPTDQAELSAAGRALAERYDLAGVFTWTEWYLVPVARLARQLGLRTTTPEAMQACRNKATSRALFARHGVPSAASVSVRTLAEAVAAAQQIGYPLVLKPAAHAASIGVIRADTPEQLTAAFAFADQTAGLGQESTSVLVEEYLDGPEVSVECVTYRGETTVVAVTRKTVSAPPFFEELAHCVDAADPLLDVVTPVARAAIRALGITDGVCHVEMRLVDGRPRLVEVNGRIAGDMIGHLVRLATGIDLPRAAADIACGRAPDLTPTRSSSAAIQLLYPDTSGTLLHLGFDSVNPDWLDRVHFQHQVGDQLLLPADGGNMWTARIGYLITTAPTADLAQARAEETVRRIQVRVEPRPAHEPVAGGRPA, from the coding sequence ATGGAGGCCGAGGCGTACCGCGGGTACTGCCTTCAGTCCGTGGCCGCCGCGTATGACGTTGTTTTGATCACTGGCGAAGAGCCGTCGTGGGAGGTGCCGTACCTGCGGGACTACGTGGTCGTGTCCGATCCGACCGACCAGGCGGAGCTGTCCGCGGCCGGCCGGGCCCTGGCCGAACGGTATGACCTGGCCGGGGTCTTCACCTGGACCGAGTGGTACCTCGTCCCCGTGGCCCGCCTTGCACGCCAGCTCGGCCTGCGCACCACCACCCCGGAGGCCATGCAGGCGTGCCGCAACAAGGCCACGTCGCGTGCGCTGTTCGCACGGCACGGCGTGCCGTCGGCTGCTTCGGTGAGCGTGCGCACCCTGGCCGAGGCCGTGGCGGCGGCCCAGCAGATCGGCTACCCGCTCGTGCTGAAGCCCGCCGCGCACGCGGCCAGTATCGGCGTGATCCGTGCTGACACCCCCGAACAGCTCACCGCTGCCTTCGCGTTCGCCGACCAGACGGCCGGGCTCGGGCAGGAGTCCACCAGCGTGCTCGTGGAGGAGTATCTCGACGGGCCCGAGGTGTCGGTCGAGTGCGTCACCTACCGCGGCGAGACCACCGTGGTCGCGGTCACCCGCAAGACGGTCAGCGCCCCGCCCTTCTTCGAGGAACTGGCCCATTGCGTGGACGCCGCCGACCCGCTGCTGGACGTGGTGACCCCCGTGGCGCGGGCCGCGATCCGCGCTCTGGGGATCACCGACGGCGTCTGCCATGTCGAGATGCGGCTGGTCGACGGCCGGCCACGGCTCGTCGAGGTCAACGGCCGGATCGCCGGCGACATGATCGGCCACCTCGTGCGACTCGCCACGGGCATCGACCTGCCGCGCGCCGCCGCCGACATCGCCTGCGGCCGGGCCCCCGACCTCACCCCCACCCGGTCCTCGTCCGCCGCGATCCAGCTGCTCTACCCGGACACCTCCGGCACCCTGCTCCACCTCGGCTTCGACAGCGTCAACCCGGACTGGCTGGACCGCGTGCACTTCCAGCACCAGGTTGGCGACCAGCTGCTTCTCCCGGCCGACGGCGGCAACATGTGGACCGCGCGGATCGGCTACCTGATCACCACCGCGCCCACTGCGGACCTCGCACAGGCCCGCGCCGAGGAAACGGTCCGCCGCATCCAGGTCCGCGTCGAGCCCCGCCCGGCCCACGAGCCTGTTGCCGGTGGGCGCCCCGCATGA
- a CDS encoding MFS transporter: MSRTDASLRRGRALLTGYFLGLGVVMALWGARMPAVQNAAHLTTGSLSLVLLAAAVGMVAGLQAGGRLARPERLPALLIGGAVALAAALALLGKCRTLASLLAAALAFGAAHGVLDVAANTGAVRCQTAYGKPIMSSLHAAYSIGALGGAALAAATAGTAHSALFLAVGAALTASVLVAGPRTLTLSGADPETFDPQGTDRDRAPGRVWLLGVLAAASLMGEGAAADWAAVHVHALHANTAVAASAFALYSTGMAIGRLTGDRLTTRFGAPAVVRVGAVLAAAGLATGVLADIVPAALAGWAVFGLGLSGTVPSLITAAGSHGPRAVATVSVTGYLGLLAGPALIGALASITTLPTALLLPALLAAALATFARRALENTAP, translated from the coding sequence ATGAGCCGCACCGACGCTTCCCTCCGGCGCGGCCGTGCCCTGCTGACCGGCTACTTCCTCGGCCTGGGCGTGGTAATGGCTCTCTGGGGCGCCCGGATGCCGGCCGTCCAGAACGCCGCCCACCTCACCACCGGCAGCCTCTCCCTCGTCCTGCTCGCCGCCGCTGTCGGCATGGTCGCCGGACTGCAGGCCGGCGGCCGGCTCGCCCGGCCCGAACGCCTTCCCGCGCTCCTGATCGGCGGAGCTGTCGCACTGGCAGCAGCACTCGCCCTGTTGGGGAAATGCCGGACTCTGGCATCGCTGCTCGCAGCGGCGCTGGCCTTTGGCGCCGCGCACGGTGTCCTGGACGTCGCCGCCAACACCGGGGCGGTCCGCTGTCAGACCGCCTACGGCAAGCCCATCATGTCGTCCCTGCACGCCGCGTACTCGATCGGTGCGCTGGGCGGCGCCGCCCTGGCCGCCGCCACCGCCGGCACCGCCCACAGCGCTCTGTTCCTGGCGGTCGGCGCTGCGCTGACGGCGAGCGTGCTCGTGGCCGGGCCGCGCACCCTCACGCTGAGCGGCGCCGACCCCGAGACCTTCGACCCCCAGGGGACCGATCGGGACCGGGCGCCGGGGAGGGTATGGCTGCTGGGGGTGCTGGCGGCTGCCAGCCTGATGGGGGAGGGAGCGGCAGCCGACTGGGCCGCCGTGCATGTGCACGCCCTGCACGCCAATACGGCTGTTGCCGCGAGTGCCTTCGCCCTTTACAGCACCGGCATGGCGATCGGCCGGCTGACCGGCGACCGGCTCACGACCCGCTTCGGTGCCCCTGCCGTGGTCCGCGTCGGCGCGGTGCTCGCCGCAGCCGGACTGGCCACCGGCGTCCTGGCCGACATCGTGCCTGCGGCGCTGGCCGGCTGGGCCGTGTTCGGGCTCGGCCTGTCCGGCACCGTCCCCTCCCTGATCACCGCCGCCGGGAGCCACGGGCCGAGGGCCGTCGCCACGGTTTCCGTCACCGGCTACCTCGGCCTGCTCGCCGGCCCCGCCCTCATCGGCGCCCTCGCCAGTATCACCACCCTGCCCACAGCCCTGCTGCTGCCCGCCCTCCTCGCAGCCGCTCTCGCCACCTTCGCCCGTCGCGCTCTGGAGAACACTGCCCCTTGA